From the genome of Pseudoliparis swirei isolate HS2019 ecotype Mariana Trench chromosome 1, NWPU_hadal_v1, whole genome shotgun sequence:
ttgttgttttatgtttgttcttgttttatattttgttttatgtttgttgttgttttgtgtttgtttggtgtTTGTTGTTATCATTTTTCCAAATGCTGCTCCGAAGTCTTTTGACCCGTTGATATATTATAAAGGTGATAGTGATGGAGTCTGATTGTGTCCGGCTCGTCGGTGGGTTTTAACAAAAAGCTTTTTAACTTTAACAATATTGTGGTGTCTCCTCCCGAccaatagaaagagagagatctgGAGCTGGCTGCCAGGATCGGCCAGTCGCTTCTCAAGAAGAACCGGCGCCTGACGGAGCAGAACGACTACCTGGAGGAGCGGGTGGCACAGATCACCGAGGAGGTCAAACGATCCCTAAAACTCGACCGCCGCTCGTATCTTTTGGAATGAATCCGTCCTCATGAACATGAAAACCCGCGGTCCTCTTCCAGGTGGCCCAGCTGCACCACGAGCTGAACCTGAAGGACGAGCTGCTGCAGTTCTACACCAACGCGGCGGAGGAGAGCGAGGACGAGTCCAGCGGCTCCCCGACGTCAGTGTCCTTTCTTCTGTCGCTCCTCCCGTCTTCAAATGTGCATGTTGTGATTTACACACCGCGGATTGTGTAATAAAGcgtttattgtatatatttatccgTCAAAAGGGGGACGAGGAGCAAGGAAAATGCTTTCGGAGGCACACTGCAGAAGAAACTCAGAGAGCTGGAAGAGGAGAATCTCTCACTCCGCTCagaggtaccacacacacacacacacacactgacacgatGTCAGACCCTTCATGGGTTATGGGGTGTTTGTAACGCGTGCTTGAACACAGGCACACCATCTGAAGTCAGAGACGGAAATCTACGAAGAGAAGGAGCAGCAGCTGGTCAGCGAATGTGTGAAAGAGCTCCGTGAGTATCGCCTCACACTCACGTTTGTTTATCTGCGCGTCGGCCGTCTTTGATGGGTGGAAACTTTAATAACTCACGAGGGGTTTCCAAACTGCGGGTCCACGTACCCCCGGCGGTACGCTGAGAGCCTTGCTGAAAAGACCTGACGATCGCAGACCTGACCGAGTCTATAACGATCGAgtcattatttattcatcacaTGAGGATCaattatgtaaaaaaaagtatttttttttcaataaactAAATATTTCAGTTGCACAACGTGGAGTAGTTAGGTTCTTTAAATGCAGTTTgattcagactcaaggtccgaATAACAGGCGATTTTATTTCAAAGAAATTtgaccattttagttttttagtcgttttttttttttttttaagctgtgCAATTACAGAATATTTAAGTtgaacatttttacatttctttagcttCATCTTATAAATACCTCCTCAACATTGCTGATAATTAAAACATATTGAATAAGGAGAATTGTGTGTATCTTCGATCTGTCGTTTAAATCAACAAATCGATGACTCAACACTTTCTTTGGAGACAGCCGTCATCGTAACGCGTAGGAACCTCTGACTGACACTCTTTCCTTCTCTTatcgtctctctctcgttttaCTCCCACACTctcgtctctccctctccactcaaTCCCATCAGAGATGTCCAGTCTCCAGATCTCCACCATCGCGGAGGAGTTGGCTCGTAAGACCGgcgatgcctcctgccagcAGGAGGAgatcacacacctcctctcgcAGTTAGTGGACCTGCAGAAGAAAGCCAAATCCGTGagcaacgacacacacacactcaaggttCACCGCTGCTACGCTCTGCTGGTGTTCTGATGAGTCacaccctggtgtgtgtgtgtgtgtgtgtgtgtgtgtgtagtacgcGGTGGAGAACGAGGAGCTGTCCCAACACCTGGTGGCAGCTAAGGAGGCCCAGAGGCAGCTGACAGCAGAGGTAATGTCCACATCACCGTCACCACCACATGTCAGACACTTGAGTTCacccaaacgtgtgtgtgtccatgtgtgttcatgtgtgtccatgtgtgtgtccatgtgtgtgtccatgtgtgttgatgtgtgtgtccacacagctgcagcagctggaccagACGTACCTGGAGTGCATTGAGATGCTGCACGAGGCCCACGAGGAGCTGAAGGACCTGAGGAACCGGAGCTTCCCAGCAGGGACGCCGCGGCGCTTCCACCCCCTGGGACAGTACCCCATGGTGAgggagggcgtgtgtgtgtgtgtgtgtgtgtgtgcgtgcgtgtgtctgtctgtgtgtatgtctgtgtgtgtgtatgtctgtgtgtgtctgtgtgtctgtgtgtctgtctgtgtgtgtgtgtgtatgtgtgtgtgtgtgtgtctgtgtgtgtctgtgtctgtgtgtgtgtgtgtgtgtgtgtgtctgtgtgtgtctgtgtgtgtgtctgtgtctgtgtgtgtctgtctgtgtgtatgtctgtgtgtgtgtatgtctgtgtgtgtgtgtgtgtctgtgtgcgcgtgtgtgtgtgtgtgtatgtctgtgtgtgtctgtgtgtgtgtgtatgtctgtgtgtgtctgtatgtctgtttgtgtgtgtgtatatgtgtgtgtgtgtgtgtatgtctgtgtatgtctgtgtgtgtgtatgtctgtgtgtgtgtgtgtgtgtgtctgtatgtctgtgtgtgtctgtgtgtctgtatgtctgtgtatgtccgtgtgtgtctgtatgtctgtgtgtctgtgtgtgtatgtctgtgtgtgtctgtatgtctgtgtgtctgtatgtctgtgtgtgtctgtgtgtgtgtatgtctgtgtgtctgtatgtctgtgtgtgtctgtgtgtgtgtgtatgtctgtgtgtctgtatgtctgtgtgtgtctgtgtctgtatgtctgtgtgtctgtatgtctgtgtatgtccgtgtgtgtctgtatgtctgtgtatgtctgtgtgtgtctgtgtatgtctgtgtgtgtctgtatgtctgtgtgtgtatgtctgtgtgtctgtatgtctgtgtgtctgtgtgtctgtgtatgtctgtgtgtgtgtgtatgtctgtgtgtgtctgtatgtctgtgtatgtctgtgtgtccgtgtgtgtctgtatgtgtgtgtatgtctgtgtgtgtctgtgtgtgtatgtctgtgtgtctgtgtgtgtgtatgtctgtgtgtgtctgtctgtgtatctctgtgtatgtctgtgtgtctgtgtgtgtgtgtgtgtctgtgtgtgtctgtgtgtgtgtgtatgtgtgtgtgtgtgtgtctgtgtgtctgtgtatgtctgtgtgtgtctgtgtgtgtgtgtgtgtgtctgtgtgtgtgcgtgtgtgtctgtgtgtgtgtgtgtgtgtgtgtgtgtgtgtgtgtgtgtgtgcatgataaCCTCCCGTCCTTCACCAGCAGGACTTTGTGTTGCAGGATTCTCTGGCAGCTGAGATCGAGGGAACGATGAGGAAGGAGTTGAGTCTGGACGACCCCGAGTGCGAGGAGCAGAAGTAGGCGAGGagtcgaaaaaaagaaaaagaaagaaaacagaacATCAACTCGTCCTCATGCGTCCGGTTCTCCGCTCGGTTCTCCGTCAGGTTCCACCGGAGGCGCGTGTTCGAGACGGTGAAGAACATCAACCAGACGGTCCGCCAGCGCTCGCTGACCCCGACCGGCGCCAACATCCCGGGCTCCAACCAGTCTCTGTCGGCGCGGACGTCGCCCCAGTCCAGCGGCCTCTGCACGCCTCACTCCGGCGTCGCCCTTGACAACCGAACGCAGAGCATCCTGATGGAGACGGCGGCCAATCAGGAGAGGCGAGGAGCAATGAACAGATCAGGGAGAGGGGGCGGACATGTTTTCAGACCTACGCATGCATCCAGAGGGCCTTCGCCGTCGGAGTTCATTACATAATTCTTATATTTCGGTGCCTGTTTCATCTGCAGCGGCACGGAGGGCCGCGAGAAGAAGGCGAGCGGCGTGGAGGACCTGCGGCTCGCCCTGCGCCGCCTGTCCCTGCGCCGACAAAACAACCTGAGCGAGAGGCGCTTCTtcgaggaggacagagagcggCGCCGGGGGGCGGGACACGGGGGTCTCCAGGAGAGCGCCGCGACCCCGTCGGAGAGCATCATGTCCCTCGGGAACCTCCACCTGTGGGCCTCGCGAGGGCCCTACCTCCCCGACAAGCTCCAGATCGTCAAGCCGCTCGAAGGTGAGGGGGCGGGACCGAGAAAGGGAGCGGGGCGGAGCCGGAGAGCGGGAGAGGCCGGGGATGGGCGAGCTAGAACGGAACCGCAgtccagagggagagaggggaaggaggaagatgaagatgaaagagaggcagaggggaAGACAGGAACAAGGGAAACAGACGTCACATTAGATGGTGTCACAGATGGTGTTTTTTACTTCGACCTCAGCACCTGATAGTTTAATTATTCCCCCGGTGATTCAGTGGTTTACCCTGACAGGTGGCTGCTGATGGCCTGcgctgccctctggtggccataATTCATACTACATCTCCAAGCACAGCTAAATGACACAAGGCCTTTCTCAGTTCCTCGTTTGTGCATCCTGGATTTGGTTTCCTGACCTCTAGGAGTCTAGGAGTCGAGGCATTTATCAAATGACCCATACATGCCTTGGTTTAATGTATGTTATGATCCTCATAACATACAAAGAAAGGCTTAAAGAAACCCGACGATTGcttctgtttatttgtttatttgtttttacgcCTTCTCATTTCCTACACTATGTATTATTCTATCTTTATGTGTTCCTTTGCTATTCATCATTTAATTCCCTGTTTCTTCTATGGTTTCTGTTTCTGCTTGCTTTCTTTTCATTCTTCACATGAATaataaaaaccttttttctCATTCTATTTGCTCCTCCATTTCATTGTTGTCGCACTCCTCTGCTCTTCATCGCCTCTGTATTCGTGCCACCTTTGCTTTTCATTTTGATCGCTCATGTAATGGATGTGCTTGTGAAACATAATTATTAGAAAAGCAATTATGAGCATTAAATACGtacttttaatggttatttTGTTACTCTTGTATCAGCCCATCTGTTGTTACTGTACGAGACATCTACCTGCACcagtaacacaaacacaataactacacattttatatatttgaaagGTAAAATATTTGTTCACAAGTTATTAGTGAAGCATATTAAGCTTTTTAATGAAATCATGGGACACGTGAGCATCGCTGTCTTTTCCAGAAAGCTACATATCGAAAGCATTAAATGACAAACGATAAAAGAATCGCTTACATATCATGATTaagtgtttagttttgtgtatgtgtgtgtgtgtgtgtgtgtgtgtgtgtgtgtgttcatgtctctccaCCAGGCTCTGCCACGCTGCATCACTGGCAGCAGTTAGCCCAGCCGCACCTCGGCGTGATCCTGGACGCCAGGCCGGGAGTCGTGCCGAAGGGCTACAGACCCCTCGAACTAGAGCTGGagcaggtcagtgtgtgtgtgtgtgtgtgtgtgtgtgtgtgtgtgtgtgtgtgtgtgtgtgtgtgtgtgtgtgtgtgtcttcataccatgtttctacagtagcccaaaggggacaaaccaaacactggatCTTTTTCACTTTGGCACGCAGGAGAACtttcagttggttgcaatctgcgacctcgccactagatggcgccacctcactcacacatacatacatttttCTGCTATTTTACTGTATAATTAATTCCATGGGAGAAGTCAATGATAATTTAGCGACATTTGACCAACACAATAGAGGAAATGCTCAGGTAGagtttatttagatatttagaAAATATGTTATAACTTGGCGAAATACCGTCTATCTTACTTCAAATAACTGTTATTATTGCCACAAGTAATACTATTTTAATGCTTTTTGCTGCGTTGTCAACAGGCATATCCATGGGGTAGctttgaggaggaggaaccgGGGGAGCAATACTTCCAGAATCttcccacctgctcctcctctgcctctgccTCGCCAGCCgtggcctccacctccacctgcacctccacctccaccttcaccttcacctgcacTTCCACCTCCAGCACGGGTAACGCAGAAAACCTCGGGCCACCTCCGCCCAGCCTCGCTTTACCTTCTCCACTCTCCCCATCGCCACATCTCATCAACACGGACATCCTGGGTGAGGACCCGCCGTTGACCGTGTTGGTGTCCACTGTTGGAGCACGTGTTGTTTTTAAACCACGCCTTTCACCTGCAGCTGCATACGACCCAGGTAAATGCATGGCCCACACCAGCTCCACCTACACCTTCACGACGTGTCGGATCCTCCACCCGACCGACGAGCTGACGCGGGTCACGCCGAGGTAAGCGACAGACATCGGCTGTTcgtggcccctccccctttgaGTCTCTCAAAGTCTCTTTGATCTTAAATTCATTCATAATCAACAGACGCAAAGTTTTGCTTTTCTGCAACAATCAGCAGTTTTCAAACACATTGCAAACAAATAATGTGTTAGAGCAGGGGGGTCAAACTCACCATCATCACGGCCGCCGTCAAAGAGTTgaaactgaaacatataaacgtataaaaTACTCCCGGATTTAtggttaaataactctctttgcatttgattattgtttatttgagtgtagaaatattgtacaggagaacatttctctaatattataacacaaatccatttaatttgaaaccttcaaaataaaagcacaggatatttttcttaaatttctctATTAataggtgatcacgtgtctttcaagtcgtcaggggccacgtaaaatgatgtggcgggccttgtgttttaCACCTGTGTGTTAGAGCCTCCTCTGCTTTTAAAAAGGATGTTATAACACAACAAAATCTATATATTAATGCAGCTTGACGTGACGATGCTCCTTTAGAGTGCTAAATGTGCACTCAGTCTGAATTTGACTAAATCCCACTGGACGAATCAAATCCAAGCAACAACATTCACTAAGTCGTCTGCTCGACAGTAAATGATACATGCAGGTGCTCGTGGAGGAGAAACAAAGCCCCCTGTgcgtaaaataaaaatgtcagttTACAATGATGAGCTTTTGTGAAAGTGAGTTCTCATGATTTCAGTGTTTCTGATTCCCTTTCTTCTCCAGCAACTCCGTCCCGACGTCGTCCTCCTGCGTGATGACCAGCGCCTTGTTTGGAACTCCGGCCGCGACGCCCTCCGCGGCCCGGAGGCTCGGCCTCAGGCCGTCCGAGTCCTCGACTAACCTCAGGCACggcacccacaatgcaccagaaTATCACTTCGTTTGCAGACGTTTTCTCGAAAAATCGTTTTTCTTTCTGCTGTGTGAATGTTTCTTAATAAGTAGTCAGCTTGTTACAGGTTTCGCTTCTTAAAAGTAACGGAGTAAGTTCCCCCGCCTTTGTGTTTCAAAAAGCAGATTGCATTGCTTATCATGTGTgaatgaaatatttaaatggAAGTATTTTCTCAATAAATTGAAGAACTTAATTGCAAAACCAACAAAATAGTTTGAAGTGAAATTATagagaaacaaatgaatgactaTTTCTATGTGTAAACTGTATATTTGATGTACTTATTGTGTATTgtgatatgtaaatatatgttttcaTCATGAAATAATTCAGTTGAGACATgataaattcagtttttttattatttgttgtgaGGATCAACGTAACTTTTCCAGTCGGTGTGCCGCTGACTCTCATTTGTTTCCCGTGTTTTGTGCAGAGATGCAACGCGCACCACCAGCACCTCCCTGGGGTTAGTGCGCCTCCTCCAGGAGAGAGGGATCTCCGCAGCGATGTACCACCACAGCCAGGGCTTGGAGTACGGTCCGGGCAACGGAGGAGTCCTATTCAGCACCTCCGTCACCCCCAACCGAGCGCCCGACCCCCTGCACCCCTCCACCCCGCCCGGCTCGCCCACGGGACGCCGAGCTTCGTCCACGCCGACGTCCGCGGGCTTCGACTTCAAGAGCCCGTCCTACGACAACTTCCTCACGTCCAATCCGGCGCGCTCCATtctgaaggaggtgaggaggaggggccgGCAGCGGGGGAAGGACTGCGAGAGCCAGACGGACGTCAGCGTGACCGTCCACAACCTCAACCTGCTGGACAAGGTGAAGCGGCTGGGGGTGGCCGGAGGTCCCGGGGGCCGAGCGATGAGCCCCGGCCCCACCGTGGGGCCGCTCGGCGGGCTGCGCAGGTCCGGCTCCCCTTTTGGGCCCGATGGAATGAGGAGGAACCGGAGTTATCCAGCCATGGTTGGGGCCAGCATGGCCATGAAAGCCCCGGGGCCCCAGGAGTAGTCAGAGCCGCCGCCGGTCATTAGAGGGGCCGAGCAGGAGCCGGGCGGCGGGGGTCAGGGGCCGACTGTTGATCAGTCACCCGGAGCCCAAACACGGACTCACACTGTTCAGACTGTACGATTACTATCAATCATCAataatccatttcatttatgtggcgctttttaaggtactcacAGTCACTTTACAtttatacaccgtagacacggctacggggagcaattcagggtttagtgtcttgctcaagggcacatcgaccagggcggggattgaaccgccgaccgCTGAGCCCCAGTCGCCCCAGTCTCACCGCTGTGGTTCCTCACAGACACTCGTCCACGCTTTCGTGCTTCTAGGGGCCAAATTCGTCGAGACAGAGGGGGAAACAATCGGCGCCgcacattaaataaaatcagAGCACGACGGACgttaaaaactgcttttctgtGGTTGTTTGTTTAGCTCGCTATCTTGCGAATTCCACGTGAGCTAAATGCTACACTGGCCGACAGCAATGTGGTGAAGCACAGTCTGTTGCTTTCTGATTTATTCAATCTCCATTATTAGACAAGTTGCATATTGTCTCAATGTCTTTGTCTTGTCTTTAATAACTGACATTTCGACAAAATGCTTCCTAAAAATGGCAACGAGGCTCCTTCAGACATTAGAAAGATAATGGAGAGCAATGGATTGTTTTCCCCTCCGCTGTGGTCTCAAAATATCTTAACACCCATTAGTTTAATGATATATGCAGACATGCAGATAGATTTGGTTTGATGTGCTCATATTATGAAGCAACTAAAATGCCTCAGAGATGCTTTATTTGGACACGCATCTACAAATCTGGGAATACAAAACCAATGATGTATCATTTTAGGTAATTGGGTGAACTAACCCTTTAAAAGCgtaatataaatgatatatatgtatatatattgagataTCACCCGGTGCTGTGTACTCACATCTTGCTTTGGAGACTGACTCTGCTGGATAGATGCAGTTCTCTGAAAAACATCCACACAATCACATCGCTGAAATCTGCAATCGCACTATTTGACTCTTTGTCGTCTCCGTAGCACGAAACTatgcccttcttcttcttcttcttcttcttcttcctcttcttcctcttctcttcctcccccttcttcttcctcttcttcctcttctcttcctccttcttcttctttttcttctcctccttcttcttcctcttctccttctgctcctctttctcttcctcctccttcatcttcttcttctttataacTGCATCAAGATCGAacatttcctctccttctcctccttcttttcctcctgctccttcttcttcctcttctcctcatcccccttcttcttctcctccttct
Proteins encoded in this window:
- the LOC130192701 gene encoding trafficking kinesin-binding protein 1-like isoform X2 is translated as MTKTYSDIDAVTHLLEEKERDLELAARIGQSLLKKNRRLTEQNDYLEERVAQITEEVAQLHHELNLKDELLQFYTNAAEESEDESSGSPTGTRSKENAFGGTLQKKLRELEEENLSLRSEAHHLKSETEIYEEKEQQLVSECVKELQMSSLQISTIAEELARKTGDASCQQEEITHLLSQLVDLQKKAKSYAVENEELSQHLVAAKEAQRQLTAELQQLDQTYLECIEMLHEAHEELKDLRNRSFPAGTPRRFHPLGQYPMDSLAAEIEGTMRKELSLDDPECEEQKFHRRRVFETVKNINQTVRQRSLTPTGANIPGSNQSLSARTSPQSSGLCTPHSGVALDNRTQSILMETAANQESGTEGREKKASGVEDLRLALRRLSLRRQNNLSERRFFEEDRERRRGAGHGGLQESAATPSESIMSLGNLHLWASRGPYLPDKLQIVKPLEGSATLHHWQQLAQPHLGVILDARPGVVPKGYRPLELELEQAYPWGSFEEEEPGEQYFQNLPTCSSSASASPAVASTSTCTSTSTFTFTCTSTSSTGNAENLGPPPPSLALPSPLSPSPHLINTDILAAYDPGKCMAHTSSTYTFTTCRILHPTDELTRVTPSNSVPTSSSCVMTSALFGTPAATPSAARRLGLRPSESSTNLRDATRTTSTSLGLVRLLQERGISAAMYHHSQGLEYGPGNGGVLFSTSVTPNRAPDPLHPSTPPGSPTGRRASSTPTSAGFDFKSPSYDNFLTSNPARSILKEVRRRGRQRGKDCESQTDVSVTVHNLNLLDKVKRLGVAGGPGGRAMSPGPTVGPLGGLRRSGSPFGPDGMRRNRSYPAMVGASMAMKAPGPQE
- the LOC130192701 gene encoding trafficking kinesin-binding protein 1-like isoform X1, yielding MDRLARDEHELDDWHYEEDKKVLCADRVGQMTKTYSDIDAVTHLLEEKERDLELAARIGQSLLKKNRRLTEQNDYLEERVAQITEEVAQLHHELNLKDELLQFYTNAAEESEDESSGSPTGTRSKENAFGGTLQKKLRELEEENLSLRSEAHHLKSETEIYEEKEQQLVSECVKELQMSSLQISTIAEELARKTGDASCQQEEITHLLSQLVDLQKKAKSYAVENEELSQHLVAAKEAQRQLTAELQQLDQTYLECIEMLHEAHEELKDLRNRSFPAGTPRRFHPLGQYPMDSLAAEIEGTMRKELSLDDPECEEQKFHRRRVFETVKNINQTVRQRSLTPTGANIPGSNQSLSARTSPQSSGLCTPHSGVALDNRTQSILMETAANQESGTEGREKKASGVEDLRLALRRLSLRRQNNLSERRFFEEDRERRRGAGHGGLQESAATPSESIMSLGNLHLWASRGPYLPDKLQIVKPLEGSATLHHWQQLAQPHLGVILDARPGVVPKGYRPLELELEQAYPWGSFEEEEPGEQYFQNLPTCSSSASASPAVASTSTCTSTSTFTFTCTSTSSTGNAENLGPPPPSLALPSPLSPSPHLINTDILAAYDPGKCMAHTSSTYTFTTCRILHPTDELTRVTPSNSVPTSSSCVMTSALFGTPAATPSAARRLGLRPSESSTNLRDATRTTSTSLGLVRLLQERGISAAMYHHSQGLEYGPGNGGVLFSTSVTPNRAPDPLHPSTPPGSPTGRRASSTPTSAGFDFKSPSYDNFLTSNPARSILKEVRRRGRQRGKDCESQTDVSVTVHNLNLLDKVKRLGVAGGPGGRAMSPGPTVGPLGGLRRSGSPFGPDGMRRNRSYPAMVGASMAMKAPGPQE